In the Anastrepha obliqua isolate idAnaObli1 chromosome 1, idAnaObli1_1.0, whole genome shotgun sequence genome, one interval contains:
- the LOC129239047 gene encoding probable ATP-dependent RNA helicase CG8611 gives MDIALNIAPAHPPARNKVAPPKKKSFSASASSSNDGGFAFTFGGAQHKVKAIVARKRPIKKLTAENGKDATQNPSIKVSELKNGGQKQGSFDRINASEANTAQNNPFKKVVKNSPNMDGELILNIATDSAPSTRPKPKPKISRAERMRNKATEAKEGKTNKFPNKKSNNFAKRLKGPQSNINEKSEQTDENAQRNGVNAAARKANAFRVVRPEDKSVKKVGLFSKSPDTPILGQRFVKPIAERLFDGTKVDTLKIHPHTVKNLADILSIVELTTVQKKTIPLALEGKDLLVRSQTGSGKTLAYALPVVEKLQDVRPKITRDSGVLGVIIVPTRELAMQTYELFQKLVKPFTWIVPGVLMGGERRKAEKARIRKGINILVGTPGRVLDHLLHTETFKVHKTQFLVLDEADRLLEMGYERDVKQIVEAIDTQRAKSAEDSTEVTPHLQRLLLSATLTANVQRLAGLTLKEPIFIDNSDEDATNAIPKANGYTKNDIEALTADIIDDEDEMGVMTIPENLKLNFVVVPPKLRLVTLCGVLAHELSREQRLKAIVFMSTMEMVNFHHDLLNELLTEKVLDEDDNEVVREEEDSENDQETALLKGLRFFKLHGSMTQTERQGVFNGFRECKSGVLLTTDVAGRGIDVPAVDIVIQYSPPQKIADFVHRVGRTARAGQSGLALLFLAPSEAQFVRFLEDQRIRISQVDMESYLKTLNEKDDEANTVQEAASNLQHKCQELIADDKEMHSKACKAFVSWTKFYSTFPKELKPIFNIKNAHMGHFAKSFGLKDQPKTFTKKHSEPKPPPPTNRLTYTERDPEKIKLEKRAKKRRFATTVTNEVRNSNKLVKMLPASRALTTSEFDSGLPAQKKRKKA, from the exons ATGGACATCGCATTAAATATCGCCCCGGCGCATCCTCCTGCGCGAAATAAAGTC GCTCCTCCTAAAAAGAAAAGCTTCTCTGCGAGCGCATCTTCCAGCAATGATGGAGGATTCGCATTTACATTTGGCGGTGCGCAGCATAAAGTAAAAGCGATTGTAGCTCGGAAACGACCCATTAAGAAATTAACGGCAGAAAATGGAAAAGATGCTACACAAAATCCTTCAATAAAAGttagtgagttgaaaaatggtGGCCAAAAGCAAGGAAGTTTTGATAGGATAAATGCTTCAGAGGCAAATACCGCGCAGAATAATCCGTTTAAAAAGGTTGTTAAGAATTCTCCCAATATGGATGGTGAACTTATACTTAATATCGCAACCGATTCTGCACCAAGTACGCGCCCCAAGCCCAAGCCCAAAATTAGTCGTGCCGAGCGAATGCGAAATAAGGCAACGGAAGCCAAAGAaggcaaaacaaacaaatttccaaataaaaaatcaaataattttgcaaaaagaTTGAAGGGACCGCAGAGCAATATAAACGAAAAAAGTGAGCAAACAGATGAAAATGCGCAACGAAATGGTGTGAACGCAGCAGCGCGGAAAGCTAATGCATTCCGAGTAGTGCGTCCAGAAGATAAGTCAGTTAAGAAGGTTGGGCTATTTTCCAAAAGTCCTGATACTCCTATTTTGGGCCAACGATTTGTAAAGCCAATAGCAGAACGGCTTTTTGATGGCACCAAAGTTGACACGCTTAAAATTCATCCACACACAGTGAAGAACTTGGCAGATATTCTTAGTATTGTTGAATTGACTACGGTGCAAAAGAAAACGATTCCACTGGCTCTTGAAg gcaAAGACTTGCTTGTGCGTTCGCAAACGGGCTCTGGCAAAACTCTAGCTTATGCGCTGCCCGTAGTCGAAAAGCTGCAGGATGTGCGCCCAAAAATTACACGCGACTCTGGCGTCTTAGGTGTGATCATTGTACCCACACGCGAATTGGCCATGCAAACCTATGAACTTTTTCAAAAGCTAGTAAAACCATTCACGTGGATTGTACCCGGTGTATTAATGGGTGGTGAGCGGCGCAAGGCCGAAAAAGCGCGCATACGGAAAGGCATAAATATACTAGTTGGCACACCCGGACGTGTGCTCGATCATTTGCTGCACACCGAGACGTTTAAAGTGcacaaaacacaatttttagtGTTGGACGAAGCGGATCGGTTGTTGGAAATGGGTTATGAGCGCGATGTTAAGCAAATTGTGGAAGCCATTGATACGCAACGAGCCAAGTCTGCCGAAGATAGCACTGAGGTGACGCCACATCTACAACGCTTGTTGTTATCGGCAACACTAACAGCCAATGTGCAGCGCTTGGCAGGACTCACATTGAAAGAACCCATTTTTATTGACAACAGCGATGAGGACGCCACGAATGCTATACCCAAAGCTAATGGTTATACAAAGAATGATATCGAAGCGTTAACGGCAGATATAATCGATGATGAGGATGAAATGGGTGTAATGACTATACCGGAaaacttaaaattgaattttgtagtTGTGCCCCCAAAGCTCCGCTTGGTTACTTTGTGTGGCGTGCTCGCGCATGAATTGAGTCGCGAACAGCGTTTAAAAGCCATAGTTTTCATGAGTACAATGGAGATGGTAAATTTCCATCATGATTTGTTAAATGAGTTGCTAACGGAAAAAGTGCTCGACGAAGACGACAACGAAGTCGTGCGGGAGGAAGAGGATAGTGAAAATGATCAAGAAACGGCGCTGCTGAAAGGACTGCGATTTTTTAA ATTGCATGGTTCCATGACACAGACTGAACGTCAAGGTGTGTTCAATGGTTTTCGTGAATGTAAATCTGGCGTGCTGTTAACAACG GATGTTGCAGGACGTGGCATAGATGTGCCTGCCGTTGATATTGTCATTCAGTATTCACCACCTCAAAAGATTGCCGATTTCGTGCACAGAGTAGGACGCACCGCACGTGCTGGTCAAAGCGGTCTTGCGCTATTGTTTCTTGCACCATCTGAGGCACAGTTCGTGCGTTTTCTAGAGGATCAACGTATCAG aATATCCCAGGTGGATATGGAGAGTTATTTGAAAACTCTCAATGAAAAGGATGATGAGGCAAACACAGTACAAGAAGCAGCATCAAATCTTCAGCACAAATGTCAAGAACTCATAGCTGATGATAAGGAAATGCATAGCAAGGCGTGTAAAG CTTTTGTTTCCTGGACCAAGTTCTACTCTACCTTCCCAAAAGAATTAAAACCcatatttaatatcaaaaacGCACATATGGGACACTTTGCGAAGAGCTTCGGTTTAAAGGATCAGCCCAAAACATTCACCAAAAAGCATTCGGAACCCAAACCACCGCCGCCCACAAATCGATTGACCTACACAGAGag GGatcctgaaaaaattaaattggagaAACGCGCCAAGAAGCGTCGCTTTGCCACCACTGTAACCAATGAAGTGCGCAACAGCaataaattagtgaaaatgCTGCCAGCGTCCCGAGCACTCACCACCTCGGAATTCGATAGTGGATTACCGGCGCAGAAGAAGCGAAAGAAAGCTTGA